GTATGTCTACCGAAAATAGGTCAGCCTCTTTTCCAACCCGTACGTGGGAGTCACGGCATACCCGCGATCCAAAAGTGTTTTCAAAACGTGGGCGGCAATGAAGCCATTTCCCCCTTTAGACAGTCAAATCGTCAGCATCCCTGTGCTTTGGTGGTGCCTAGTTTGTAAACCTACCTGTTAAGAGAACTTTACTCATTTTCGGGGATTCTCACTGGTGCTcagaggagggagagacgatGCAATCATGCAATTTACGAGCAAGTTGGTGGCAAATAATGATTTCCCAGGGAAACAATCGGTCTACTCATTAATCGTCGCACTATGATTCCATTTGTGAACGTAATGAACTCACAGAGAATGCACGATGCCGCCATCTACCCTTCCCCAGTCAACATCTTTCCCACAGCCGAGATCTCTTCGGTGTTCCCCGTGTATTTTGTCACTTTTCTCGTCGTTCTCCGACTACCCCCTGGATGCCGAGTCCCCAGAGGCGCAGTTGCGGGGGCAGACTTCGGCGGTCGGCGGCCGGCAAGTCTGATGCGACGCGATAAGCCATACGATCTCTGACTGAGCGGGAACAGGCTGGGGCTAACGCCTATGGCTAACCTAGTTGATGTTCTATCTACGGTAAATCATTTACATCGAATAAAGCAGAGTGATTCGCCGTTGCATCTGACTTCTGTTGTCATCATTTGATGCTTCTTgagcttgccgccggcccTGAATTAAATTCCTGCCGCTATTGCAGTTTCTCACTAACACGGCCCTAGAAAGGCACGTCGTCTTGAAGACCAGTTGCATACACGGCTGGTTCTCTTGCTCTTTACCACCACCGGAAAATTCTCCAAAGTCCTCGCCTTCCACTGTTTACAATGTCACCAACAAACAAGCACGTCGTGTTCGATGTTGTTGGTACGTGACATACCTGGTCAAGACGACTACTACATCGACATAAATGGCTGCTAATACTAATACTTTGTAGGAACATTGATCTCCTACGAGGCGTTTTTCGAAGCTATCGAGTCTCGGCTTGGTGATCGTCTGAGAGCCAAACATGTTGGACCCCGCTTGTTTGGATACGCCTGGATGGAAGCGGGCGAGAAGGAATACACTTACATGACAATCTCCGGAGCAAAGTACGCAAAGTTCTTTGACATCTTCCGGTCCATTTTCTACAGAACTCTCTGGCAAGCGGGCATACTGGAACCGCGTAAATTTGCGACGGACGAGGACCGGGAGTTCTTGCTGGCTTCGTACCGAGCACTCAAGACCCGAGAAGGCTTGGGTGAATGTTTTTTAAAGCTCCGGGAGGCAGGATTCACTGTCTGGTGTCTTACAGCCGGTGACACCGAGCGCGTGGGCGGGTATCTAGCCAAGGGCGGAGAGGTTTTTCCCTCAGAAAACTTCGTCTCCTGCGATACCATTGGCGTGGGAAAACCGGCGCCAGAGACCTATGAGTACATTCTCGACAAGTTACCCAAGGAGGAACGCGAGGTCTGGTTCGGCGCCGCACATGTCTGGGATACCGCCGGCGCACGGCAATGTGGGTAAGTTCACGGTCACTCTCAGCCTTGGGTAGAACGTAACAGGCTAACGCTCCATCCACTCCTAGTTTCAAGGGTGCGTGGGTATCTGTGTGGGAAAAGGAATCTTGCTCTGATTTATATGGAGAAATGGAGGTAGTCGCAGATGACCTCCCTGGGCTAGCGGAGGGCATTATTAAGTACTATTCTAAGTAGAACGAAAGAAGAGAACTCCTTCTATTTCTTCTGTGTCTGGGTAGCTAATAAAATATCTGTGTACCTGGCGACTTTcatgaggacgacgacaacaacagcaacgacAACCGTAACGACGATAGCGAGCACACAGGGAAAGTAGAGGGCTGTTAAAGAATGCTGATCTGTCGAGCTCAGTCGTTAGCTAGAAACGCTAATACATCAAAGAACCGCCCTGGAAATACCTGCTTTGGTTGCATGTTTTGACGTAGAAAGAGAGGCTGTTTGCAAATAAACTATGCAAGACCCTCCCCACTGAGTCCTAGCTGAGTAACAAGCGCATCGTTCGGTTTGGTATCACCCCTCCCACAGATATTTTCACTGAGCTTGGGGAAATGTGCCAAAAGATCGGGTGGAGCCGTTTCAGAGAAGGTTCTTGAATTCAAGATAGTTAATCATGTGAATTATGTACATTAAGAGAGCGTAACTTAATTTTGACTACAACTTGCCCCTCATATGCTGAACACTGTGTTCGTCTATGATGGAGTTTTTCGTGTTTTCCAGACGCTCCT
The DNA window shown above is from Colletotrichum destructivum chromosome 2, complete sequence and carries:
- a CDS encoding Putative HAD hydrolase, subfamily IA, phosphoglycolate phosphatase-like, domain 2, HAD superfamily; its protein translation is MSPTNKHVVFDVVGTLISYEAFFEAIESRLGDRLRAKHVGPRLFGYAWMEAGEKEYTYMTISGAKYAKFFDIFRSIFYRTLWQAGILEPRKFATDEDREFLLASYRALKTREGLGECFLKLREAGFTVWCLTAGDTERVGGYLAKGGEVFPSENFVSCDTIGVGKPAPETYEYILDKLPKEEREVWFGAAHVWDTAGARQCGFKGAWVSVWEKESCSDLYGEMEVVADDLPGLAEGIIKYYSK